Proteins found in one Myxococcaceae bacterium JPH2 genomic segment:
- a CDS encoding citrate synthase, producing MPKDTLTITDNRTGKTYEVPVENGCIRTNALRQIKVSDEDFGLMGYDPAFLNTANCKSAITFIDGDKGILEYRGYPIEQLAEKSSYLEVAYLLLNGELPTQKELDQFTHLVTHHTYVHENIKSFMDGFRYDAHPMSMLASTVAALSGFYPDAKHTKDEMSRRIQITRLIAKMPTIAAFSYRHTMGLPYIYPDNDLSYVANFLAMIKRIGTTTYKVHPVLERALDVLFILHADHEQNCSTTSVRTVGSSEVDPYSAVSAGIGALYGPLHGGANEAVLRMLREIGHISKVPDFIKSVKSGEGEKKLMGFGHRVYKSYDPRAKVIKRVADEVFEVTGKNPLLEIALELERIALQDEYFVKRKLYPNVDFYSGLIYEAMGFQVEMFPVLFAIPRTVGWCAQWEEMVKDPEQKIARPRQVFTGSKRRDYVAMNARTAK from the coding sequence ATGCCCAAGGACACGCTGACGATCACCGACAATCGGACAGGGAAGACGTACGAGGTCCCGGTCGAGAACGGCTGTATCCGCACCAACGCCCTGCGACAGATCAAAGTCAGTGACGAAGACTTCGGTCTGATGGGCTACGACCCCGCGTTCCTCAATACGGCGAACTGTAAGAGCGCCATCACCTTCATCGATGGCGACAAGGGCATCCTGGAGTATCGCGGATACCCCATCGAGCAGCTGGCCGAGAAGTCCAGCTACCTGGAGGTCGCGTACCTCCTGCTCAACGGTGAGCTGCCCACCCAGAAGGAGCTGGATCAGTTCACCCACCTCGTCACGCACCACACCTACGTGCACGAGAACATCAAGTCCTTCATGGACGGGTTCCGCTACGACGCGCACCCCATGTCCATGCTGGCCTCCACGGTGGCGGCGCTCTCCGGCTTCTACCCGGACGCCAAGCACACCAAGGATGAGATGAGCCGCCGCATCCAGATCACCCGGCTCATCGCGAAGATGCCCACCATCGCCGCGTTCTCCTACCGGCACACGATGGGCCTTCCGTACATCTACCCGGACAACGACCTGTCCTACGTCGCCAACTTCCTGGCGATGATCAAGCGCATCGGCACCACGACCTACAAGGTCCACCCGGTGCTGGAGCGCGCGCTGGACGTGCTCTTCATCCTCCACGCGGACCACGAGCAGAACTGCTCCACCACGTCGGTGCGCACGGTGGGCTCGTCCGAGGTGGATCCGTACTCGGCGGTGAGCGCGGGCATCGGCGCCCTCTACGGCCCGCTGCACGGCGGCGCCAACGAGGCGGTGCTGCGCATGCTCCGCGAGATCGGCCACATCTCCAAGGTCCCGGACTTCATCAAGTCCGTGAAGAGCGGCGAGGGCGAGAAGAAGCTGATGGGCTTCGGCCACCGCGTCTACAAGTCCTACGATCCGCGCGCCAAGGTCATCAAGCGCGTGGCGGACGAGGTCTTCGAGGTCACGGGCAAGAACCCGCTGCTCGAGATCGCCCTGGAGCTGGAGCGCATCGCCCTGCAGGACGAGTACTTCGTGAAGCGGAAGCTGTACCCGAACGTCGACTTCTACTCGGGCCTCATCTACGAAGCGATGGGCTTCCAGGTGGAGATGTTCCCGGTGCTGTTCGCCATCCCCCGCACGGTGGGCTGGTGCGCGCAGTGGGAGGAGATGGTGAAGGATCCGGAGCAGAAGATCGCCCGGCCGCGCCAGGTGTTCACCGGCTCCAAGCGCCGCGACTACGTCGCGATGAACGCGCGCACCGCCAAGTAG